A part of Candidatus Deferrimicrobium borealis genomic DNA contains:
- the tmk gene encoding dTMP kinase, with product MPEMGMPNTTPGKLIAVEGLDGSGKSTQVYLLKRWLELSGYKVFFTEWNSSEIVRSATRRGKKQNLLTPTTFSLIHCTDFADRYERNILPMLKAGFIVLADRYKFTALARDTVRGCPQEWVEQLYSFAFQPDITFYFSLPLRTALDRILVGRPALKYHEAGMDLGLSPDPVESFKIFQGRIHKTYEALARRHRFTRIDSDRPVEAIQEEVRAILRDRIDLAQYKVAVPRGWRV from the coding sequence ATGCCGGAAATGGGCATGCCGAACACCACCCCCGGGAAATTGATCGCCGTCGAGGGGCTCGACGGATCGGGGAAGTCGACCCAGGTGTACCTCCTCAAGCGGTGGCTCGAGCTGTCCGGGTACAAGGTCTTCTTCACCGAGTGGAACTCCTCCGAGATCGTCCGGAGCGCCACCCGGCGGGGGAAGAAACAGAACCTGCTCACCCCGACCACCTTCTCCCTCATCCACTGCACCGACTTCGCCGACCGGTACGAGCGGAACATCCTCCCGATGCTCAAGGCGGGGTTCATCGTCCTCGCGGACCGGTACAAGTTCACCGCCCTCGCCCGGGACACCGTCCGGGGGTGCCCGCAGGAGTGGGTCGAACAGCTCTACAGCTTCGCGTTCCAGCCGGACATCACCTTCTACTTCTCCCTCCCGCTGCGGACGGCGCTGGACCGGATCCTCGTCGGCCGCCCGGCGCTGAAATACCACGAGGCGGGGATGGACCTCGGCCTCTCCCCGGACCCCGTGGAGAGCTTCAAGATCTTCCAGGGGAGGATCCACAAGACGTACGAGGCCCTCGCGCGCCGGCACCGGTTCACCCGGATCGATTCGGACCGCCCCGTGGAGGCGATCCAGGAGGAGGTCCGGGCGATCCTGCGCGACCGGATCGACCTCGCGCAATACAAGGTGGCGGTCCCGAGGGGGTGGAGAGTATGA
- a CDS encoding thymidylate kinase → MNRPRTFYGKGIPGVATRDLKGKLVVLEGPDGSGRSTQIAFLTEWLERRGYAVEHVGLKRSTLVADELAEAKHGNVLSPRTLSLFYATDFADQMEHRILPALRAGFIVLADRYIYTLMARDIVRGADLPWLQSVYSIALVPDLVMYLRVAPQKLMERYIYRGRELDYWESGMDIGYSRSWYDSFIRYQSELHRTFSKLQAIYGFATINGMRVPRAVTRDLQARIEAVISPNG, encoded by the coding sequence ATGAACCGTCCCAGGACGTTCTACGGCAAGGGGATTCCGGGAGTCGCCACCAGGGACCTCAAGGGGAAGCTCGTCGTCCTCGAGGGGCCGGACGGGTCCGGGCGGAGCACGCAGATCGCCTTCCTCACCGAATGGCTGGAGCGGCGCGGGTACGCGGTCGAGCACGTCGGGCTGAAGCGCTCCACCCTGGTCGCGGACGAACTGGCGGAGGCGAAGCACGGAAACGTCCTCTCTCCGCGCACCCTGTCCCTCTTCTACGCCACCGACTTCGCCGACCAGATGGAGCACCGGATCCTCCCGGCGCTGCGGGCGGGGTTCATCGTCCTCGCCGACCGGTACATCTACACCTTGATGGCGCGGGACATCGTTCGCGGCGCCGACCTCCCTTGGCTGCAGTCGGTGTACAGCATCGCCCTGGTCCCCGACCTGGTGATGTACCTCCGGGTGGCTCCCCAGAAGCTCATGGAGCGGTACATCTACCGCGGGCGGGAGCTCGACTACTGGGAGTCGGGAATGGACATCGGGTACAGCCGGTCCTGGTACGACTCGTTCATCCGCTACCAGTCGGAGCTTCACCGGACCTTCAGCAAGCTGCAGGCCATTTACGGGTTCGCGACGATCAACGGCATGAGGGTGCCCCGCGCCGTCACCCGGGATCTTCAGGCCCGGATCGAGGCCGTCATCTCGCCGAACGGATAG
- a CDS encoding CHAD domain-containing protein, translated as MEAAAFLEESGRTRSARFRECLKRTSADATSDEEIHDLRVAIRRVLAWIAVRTALLGPDPRLREARFSLKALMIPLGKLRDAHVKRDWIRKVAPEGDEPSYLYTVQVASDILRWEARVRERLGASSTRRLRVPLPRAAAGLGGRLEAAILAPDILVRLEREVSKHRDAALDPAHPEALHRMRLAFKKYRYAAEVLLPLFPKATEETAKRLHAFQTLLGTIHDCDVILAEAAAFRRGILGLEKECALEIAFRTFREKSFAEFREVAGTAGELSVVFGTAFRS; from the coding sequence TTGGAGGCGGCCGCCTTCCTCGAGGAGTCGGGACGGACGCGTTCGGCCCGCTTCCGGGAGTGCCTGAAGCGGACATCCGCCGACGCGACCTCCGACGAGGAGATCCACGACCTGCGGGTCGCGATCCGGAGAGTCCTCGCCTGGATCGCCGTGCGCACCGCCCTGCTGGGTCCCGATCCGCGGCTGCGCGAGGCCCGTTTCTCCCTGAAAGCGCTCATGATCCCGCTGGGGAAGTTGCGCGACGCCCACGTGAAGCGGGACTGGATCCGGAAAGTCGCTCCGGAAGGGGACGAGCCGTCCTACCTGTACACCGTGCAGGTAGCGAGCGATATCCTCCGATGGGAGGCCAGGGTGCGGGAGCGCCTCGGTGCGTCCTCCACCCGGCGGCTCCGGGTTCCCTTACCCAGGGCGGCCGCGGGTCTCGGAGGCCGGCTCGAGGCGGCGATCCTCGCCCCGGACATTCTCGTGAGGCTGGAACGCGAGGTCTCGAAGCACCGGGACGCGGCGCTCGACCCGGCGCACCCGGAAGCGCTGCACCGGATGCGGCTGGCCTTCAAGAAATACCGCTACGCCGCGGAGGTCCTCCTCCCGCTCTTCCCGAAGGCGACGGAGGAAACGGCGAAACGCCTCCACGCCTTCCAGACCCTCCTCGGAACGATCCACGACTGCGACGTGATCCTGGCCGAAGCCGCGGCCTTCCGCCGCGGCATCCTCGGCCTGGAGAAGGAATGCGCCTTAGAGATCGCTTTCCGTACGTTCCGGGAGAAGAGTTTCGCGGAATTCCGGGAGGTCGCGGGGACGGCCGGGGAGCTTTCAGTGGTGTTCGGGACAGCGTTCCGATCCTGA
- a CDS encoding NAD(P)/FAD-dependent oxidoreductase encodes MRYLILGSGPAGIAAAKAARKLDKDAEVILATEEHAAPYLRPLLPDLVSGERELSGVADPQGKDLAGSGVKLLGGKRVRRVDAAKNRVGFSDGSEETYNFLCVATGGRPILPLALMGAPGSFLFLNSLGDAQRVRERAMRSDTTVVYGPGYLGIEAARAMRKLGNQVIWISPGLPRFGNPISGEVEARVTDQLRARGVKVHEGTEIADVVDVDGKNFEVLTAGGGTVRCQLIIVATERLPNVGFLEGSGVKAGAGVLVDEYLRTNVSNIYAAGDCAEEYLRTNVSNIYAAGDCAEVYDVNRRESRINFGWRSAMKQGELAGENMAGGGKVYIKNAEDYFGLLFGTPLLERAEA; translated from the coding sequence ATGCGCTACCTCATCCTCGGAAGCGGCCCGGCGGGAATCGCCGCCGCGAAAGCGGCCCGCAAGCTCGACAAGGACGCGGAGGTGATCCTCGCCACCGAGGAGCACGCCGCGCCGTACCTTCGCCCCCTGCTCCCCGACCTCGTCTCCGGCGAGCGGGAGCTCTCCGGGGTCGCCGACCCGCAGGGGAAGGACCTGGCGGGGTCCGGGGTGAAGCTCCTCGGCGGAAAGCGCGTGCGCCGCGTCGACGCGGCGAAGAACCGGGTCGGCTTTTCCGACGGCTCCGAGGAAACGTACAATTTCCTGTGCGTCGCCACCGGCGGCCGGCCGATCCTCCCCCTCGCGCTGATGGGGGCGCCGGGTTCGTTCCTCTTCCTCAACTCGCTCGGGGACGCGCAGCGGGTCCGCGAGCGGGCGATGCGCTCCGACACGACGGTCGTCTACGGCCCCGGCTACCTCGGCATCGAGGCGGCGCGGGCGATGCGCAAGCTGGGGAACCAGGTGATCTGGATCAGCCCGGGGCTCCCGCGGTTCGGGAACCCCATCTCCGGGGAGGTCGAGGCGCGGGTCACCGACCAGCTTCGCGCCCGTGGCGTCAAGGTCCACGAAGGGACGGAGATCGCCGACGTGGTCGACGTCGACGGGAAGAACTTCGAGGTGCTGACGGCGGGGGGCGGGACGGTCCGGTGCCAGCTGATCATCGTGGCCACCGAGCGGCTCCCCAACGTCGGCTTCCTCGAGGGGAGCGGCGTGAAGGCGGGCGCCGGCGTCCTGGTCGACGAGTACCTTCGCACGAACGTCAGCAACATCTACGCGGCGGGCGACTGCGCCGAGGAGTACCTCCGCACGAACGTCAGCAACATCTACGCGGCGGGCGACTGCGCCGAGGTGTACGACGTCAACCGCCGGGAGAGCCGGATCAACTTCGGGTGGCGCAGCGCGATGAAGCAGGGGGAGCTCGCAGGCGAGAACATGGCCGGCGGAGGGAAGGTCTACATCAAGAACGCCGAGGACTACTTCGGGCTGCTGTTCGGGACGCCGCTGCTGGAGCGCGCGGAAGCTTAG
- the cobO gene encoding cob(I)yrinic acid a,c-diamide adenosyltransferase yields the protein MEPRKAPERIPEKPRRGLVLVITGDGKGKTTSCLGMAVRAVGYGMKVLMVQFIKGSLHYGELDGAKRLAPEFELLPMGKGFVGIRGDSLPMEEHVAAAREAIALGRERMLSGKYDVIILDEVNVAVRLGLLDVKEVLALIAEKPENVHLILSGRNAHEEVIRVAHLVSEVRSVKHPYDQGIEAEKGIDY from the coding sequence ATGGAACCTCGAAAAGCGCCCGAACGGATCCCGGAAAAGCCGCGCCGGGGGCTCGTCCTCGTCATCACCGGCGACGGGAAGGGGAAGACGACCTCGTGTCTCGGGATGGCGGTGCGCGCCGTCGGGTACGGGATGAAGGTCCTGATGGTGCAGTTCATCAAGGGGTCGCTCCATTACGGCGAGCTCGACGGGGCGAAACGGCTGGCGCCCGAGTTCGAGCTCCTGCCGATGGGGAAGGGGTTCGTGGGGATCCGCGGCGACTCGCTTCCGATGGAAGAGCACGTGGCGGCGGCGCGCGAGGCGATCGCCCTGGGCCGCGAACGGATGTTGTCCGGGAAGTACGACGTGATCATCCTCGACGAGGTGAACGTGGCGGTCCGCCTCGGGCTGCTCGACGTGAAGGAGGTCCTCGCGCTGATCGCGGAGAAGCCGGAAAACGTCCACCTGATCCTGTCGGGGCGGAACGCGCACGAAGAGGTGATCCGCGTCGCCCACCTGGTGAGCGAGGTCCGCAGCGTCAAGCACCCCTACGACCAGGGGATCGAGGCGGAGAAGGGGATCGACTACTAA
- a CDS encoding FprA family A-type flavoprotein, with protein sequence MPIVTLAPAVYAVGVNDPGLTVFDIVIPTEHGTTYNSYLVKGTEKTALIDCVKRPFVGEFFRKIEEILPLKKIDYLVVNHSEPDHAGGIVDLLERHPNVQVYFSRPAKSFIDNLVNGEYKFHVVNDDEELPLGGKTLRFINAPFLHWPDTIFTYLVEDKILFPCDFLGSHYSSPHTFNDELDAPEKARGAFEFYYSTIMRPYKEPVLKACERLKDLPISMIAPSHGPVLRKNPLEYVAWYKERADIMARVKEKKVPIVYVSAYGNTAAMAKKVAEGVAAAGLTPVLMNAVEVPTDKIVDELDESVGFLIGTPTLNSNLPHPILSLIGHLVVLNLRGKTASAFGSYGWSGEAIKMVQDILTAMRIKVSPEPIKFKMTPSAQDLDTCFEFGKKFAVDLGGRA encoded by the coding sequence ATGCCCATCGTGACGCTTGCGCCTGCCGTCTACGCCGTCGGGGTGAACGACCCCGGGTTGACCGTTTTCGACATCGTCATCCCGACGGAGCACGGAACCACGTACAACTCCTACCTCGTCAAGGGGACGGAGAAGACCGCCCTCATCGACTGCGTGAAGCGCCCCTTCGTCGGGGAGTTTTTCCGCAAGATCGAAGAGATCCTCCCGCTAAAGAAGATCGACTACCTGGTCGTCAATCATTCCGAACCCGACCACGCGGGGGGGATCGTCGATCTGCTTGAGCGGCACCCGAACGTGCAGGTCTACTTCTCCCGCCCCGCCAAGTCGTTCATCGACAACCTCGTCAACGGGGAGTACAAGTTCCACGTCGTGAACGACGACGAGGAGCTTCCCCTCGGCGGCAAGACGCTCCGCTTCATCAACGCGCCGTTCCTCCACTGGCCCGACACGATCTTCACGTACCTGGTGGAAGACAAGATCCTCTTCCCCTGCGACTTCCTCGGCTCCCATTATTCGTCCCCCCACACCTTCAACGACGAGCTCGATGCGCCCGAGAAAGCCCGCGGCGCCTTCGAATTCTACTACAGCACGATCATGCGCCCGTACAAGGAGCCCGTCCTCAAGGCGTGCGAGCGCCTGAAGGACCTCCCGATTTCGATGATCGCGCCGTCCCATGGGCCGGTGCTCCGGAAGAACCCGCTGGAGTACGTGGCGTGGTACAAGGAGCGGGCGGACATCATGGCGAGGGTGAAGGAAAAGAAGGTGCCGATCGTCTACGTTTCCGCCTACGGGAACACGGCCGCGATGGCGAAGAAGGTGGCGGAAGGGGTGGCCGCGGCGGGGCTCACGCCGGTGCTGATGAACGCCGTCGAGGTCCCGACAGACAAGATCGTCGACGAGCTCGACGAATCGGTCGGCTTCCTGATCGGCACGCCGACCCTGAACAGCAACCTTCCGCACCCGATCCTCAGCCTGATCGGGCACCTGGTGGTGTTGAACCTCAGGGGAAAAACCGCTTCCGCGTTCGGTTCCTACGGCTGGAGCGGCGAGGCGATCAAGATGGTGCAGGACATCCTGACGGCGATGCGGATCAAGGTGTCGCCCGAGCCGATCAAGTTCAAGATGACGCCTTCCGCGCAGGACCTCGATACCTGCTTCGAATTCGGCAAGAAGTTCGCGGTGGACCTGGGAGGGCGGGCGTAA
- a CDS encoding rubredoxin, with amino-acid sequence MQKWRCNVCGYIYDPAVGDPANGVPPGTPFEKIPDDWVCPLCGVGKEEFEKAN; translated from the coding sequence ATGCAAAAATGGAGATGCAACGTGTGCGGCTACATCTATGACCCGGCTGTCGGCGACCCCGCCAACGGCGTGCCTCCCGGTACCCCCTTCGAGAAGATCCCGGACGACTGGGTATGCCCCCTCTGCGGCGTGGGGAAGGAAGAGTTCGAAAAGGCCAACTGA
- a CDS encoding SDR family oxidoreductase: MPGARRKVALVTGGSRRIGAAISRALAKAGYEVVLTYRASAVEGKALAARIGGSAVPLDLSRPSTFGRFADRMGRKFGRLDLLVHNAAVFSRTPVGEVPSAAWDAVFAVNLRGPFLLTRALLPLLRKGRGDAGVLFLGDAFAGELWPGYLPYCLSKLALPSLAAGLRKVFPPDVRVGVVRPGLVLPPDRFPAERWERLRASMAGRRGIRTPEGVAKAVLHFARGEL; the protein is encoded by the coding sequence ATGCCGGGTGCCCGGAGGAAGGTTGCGCTGGTCACCGGCGGGAGCCGGCGGATCGGCGCGGCGATCTCCCGGGCCCTCGCGAAGGCCGGCTACGAGGTCGTCCTGACGTACCGCGCCTCCGCCGTGGAGGGGAAGGCGCTGGCGGCGCGGATCGGCGGGAGCGCCGTTCCGCTCGACCTGTCCCGGCCGTCGACGTTCGGGCGGTTCGCGGACCGGATGGGCCGGAAGTTCGGGCGCCTGGACCTGCTGGTCCACAATGCCGCCGTCTTCTCCCGGACGCCGGTCGGCGAAGTCCCCTCCGCCGCGTGGGACGCCGTCTTCGCCGTCAATCTCCGCGGTCCGTTCCTGCTGACCCGGGCGCTGCTGCCGCTGCTGCGGAAGGGGCGGGGAGACGCGGGGGTCCTCTTCCTCGGGGACGCCTTCGCCGGCGAGCTGTGGCCCGGTTACCTGCCGTACTGCCTCTCGAAGCTGGCCCTCCCGTCCCTGGCCGCCGGTTTGCGGAAGGTCTTCCCGCCCGACGTTCGCGTCGGGGTCGTTCGACCGGGGCTGGTCCTGCCGCCCGACCGGTTTCCGGCGGAACGGTGGGAGCGCCTCCGCGCTTCGATGGCGGGGCGGCGCGGGATCCGGACGCCGGAAGGCGTAGCGAAGGCCGTCTTGCATTTCGCGCGCGGGGAACTATAA
- a CDS encoding 3'-5' exonuclease has protein sequence MMMPVFYISGGTLRNPTNRGRIAEIPYVAADVETTGLSAADGHRVCEFALLRFLRGTVIDSFVSLVNPLRPIDPGASAVNGITDEMVAGAPTFADLLPRILDFLADDPLVFHNAPFDLSFLRSEARIAGGSWPGNRVIDTLTLARRTGRFRSHSLPSICRELGIGSTFHRAEADAWAAGKLLLHLHEER, from the coding sequence ATGATGATGCCCGTATTCTACATCAGCGGGGGAACCTTGAGGAACCCGACCAACCGGGGGCGCATCGCCGAGATCCCGTACGTCGCGGCGGACGTGGAGACCACGGGACTTTCCGCGGCCGACGGCCACCGGGTCTGCGAGTTCGCCCTGCTCCGCTTCCTGCGGGGGACGGTGATCGACTCCTTCGTGTCGCTGGTGAACCCGCTGCGCCCCATCGACCCCGGCGCGTCGGCGGTGAACGGGATCACCGACGAAATGGTGGCCGGCGCCCCCACCTTCGCCGACCTTCTTCCGCGGATCCTCGACTTCCTCGCCGACGACCCGCTCGTCTTCCACAACGCGCCGTTCGACCTGTCGTTCCTCCGGAGCGAGGCGCGGATCGCGGGGGGATCGTGGCCCGGGAACCGGGTGATCGACACGCTGACGCTGGCCCGCCGGACCGGACGGTTCCGCTCCCACTCCCTCCCGAGCATCTGCAGGGAGCTCGGCATCGGCTCCACCTTCCACCGTGCGGAAGCCGACGCCTGGGCCGCGGGGAAACTGCTGCTCCACCTGCACGAGGAACGATAG
- the speY gene encoding deoxyhypusine synthase, which translates to MAKRSRYLSGARILPPPVGKRMPASELIERTFLAYNAGRLREGARLLSGRMLKPDVTVGLSLTGALTPAGLGVSCIVPLLKAGFVDWIVSTGANLYHDAHFGLGLPMHAGSPFLDDRVLRDEGVVRIYDVLFDYEVLLDTDAFFRRVLDLPEFQAEMGTAEFHYRLGRYMAQRETTLGQGEVSVLAAAWRYGVPVYTSSPGDSSIGMNVAAMRLGGRGVTFDVSLDVNETAAIVYDAKRRGGKSAVWILGGGSPKNFMLQTEPQIQEVLGLDEKGHDYFLQITDARPDTGGLSGATPSEAVSWGKVDPDRLPDTVVCYLDSTVALPLLCAFAFDRVGKRTRRRLYDRRAEMLAVLAKAYRKAVNASGVTKKRKVARKK; encoded by the coding sequence ATGGCCAAGAGATCGCGGTACCTGTCCGGCGCGCGGATCCTTCCGCCGCCCGTGGGGAAGAGGATGCCGGCCTCGGAGTTGATCGAGAGGACGTTCCTCGCCTACAACGCGGGGCGGCTGCGGGAGGGGGCCCGGCTCCTTTCCGGACGGATGCTGAAACCCGACGTCACGGTGGGGCTCTCGCTGACCGGCGCGCTGACCCCCGCGGGGCTCGGCGTGTCGTGCATCGTCCCGCTGCTCAAGGCGGGGTTCGTCGACTGGATCGTCTCGACGGGGGCGAACCTCTACCACGACGCCCACTTCGGGCTCGGGCTTCCGATGCACGCCGGCTCGCCGTTCCTCGACGACCGCGTCCTGCGGGACGAGGGGGTCGTGCGGATCTACGACGTCCTGTTCGACTACGAGGTGCTCCTCGACACGGACGCCTTCTTCCGCCGGGTCCTGGACCTGCCCGAGTTCCAGGCGGAGATGGGGACGGCGGAGTTCCACTACCGGCTCGGGAGGTACATGGCGCAGCGGGAAACGACCCTCGGCCAGGGGGAGGTGAGCGTGCTGGCGGCCGCGTGGCGGTACGGGGTTCCGGTCTACACGTCGTCCCCCGGGGATTCCTCCATCGGGATGAACGTCGCCGCGATGCGCCTCGGCGGCCGCGGGGTGACGTTCGACGTCTCCCTCGACGTGAACGAGACGGCGGCGATCGTCTACGACGCGAAACGCCGCGGGGGGAAAAGCGCGGTCTGGATCCTCGGCGGCGGGTCGCCGAAGAACTTCATGCTCCAGACCGAGCCGCAGATCCAGGAGGTTCTCGGCCTCGACGAAAAGGGGCACGACTACTTCCTCCAGATCACCGACGCCCGGCCCGACACGGGCGGGCTGTCCGGCGCGACGCCGTCGGAGGCGGTCTCGTGGGGGAAGGTGGACCCGGACAGGCTCCCCGACACGGTGGTCTGCTACCTCGACTCCACCGTCGCGCTGCCGCTCCTTTGCGCCTTCGCGTTCGACCGGGTGGGGAAGCGGACCCGCAGGCGCCTCTACGACCGCCGGGCGGAGATGCTGGCGGTCCTCGCGAAGGCGTACCGCAAGGCGGTGAACGCCTCCGGGGTGACGAAGAAGCGGAAGGTCGCGCGGAAGAAGTAA
- a CDS encoding YfiM family protein encodes MKIVTGMILAAAFLLQSAPVLAGPEAGAVSEENPATPVAPPPAVVPEGPTDRGLRWKNAAVIGGIAATVGIYGATNWWEDGFSGSFQTVNEGWFGQDTYEGGADKAGHAYGTYTLTRLLTRTFEAVGNDPGRALRLGTWTSLGVMTAVEVVDGFSKKFRFSMGDVVMNTAGAAFAVLSEVVPGVDALLDFRLLYQRDDYVQQTGAANPGSDYSGQTFLLVMKADGIPRVREIPVMRYLEFEVGYNARGYEPNDSTDPQRRICYGIGINLSRLLSDTVFRGDLKGGKIQRGTDTVLEYLEVPWTAARTYRTF; translated from the coding sequence ATGAAAATCGTCACCGGGATGATCCTTGCCGCAGCGTTTCTGCTCCAGTCCGCTCCCGTCCTTGCGGGCCCGGAGGCCGGCGCTGTCAGTGAAGAAAATCCCGCGACCCCCGTGGCTCCACCCCCCGCTGTCGTTCCGGAAGGTCCGACCGACCGCGGACTGCGATGGAAAAACGCGGCGGTGATCGGCGGGATCGCCGCCACCGTGGGAATCTACGGCGCGACCAACTGGTGGGAGGACGGCTTCTCCGGGTCGTTCCAAACCGTCAATGAAGGGTGGTTCGGCCAGGACACGTATGAAGGCGGGGCGGACAAGGCGGGCCACGCCTACGGCACGTATACCTTGACCCGGCTCCTCACCCGCACGTTCGAGGCGGTCGGGAACGATCCCGGACGCGCCCTGCGCCTGGGGACGTGGACTTCCCTCGGCGTGATGACGGCGGTCGAGGTGGTGGACGGGTTTTCGAAGAAATTCCGCTTCAGCATGGGGGACGTGGTGATGAACACCGCGGGAGCCGCGTTCGCCGTCCTCTCGGAAGTGGTTCCCGGCGTCGACGCGCTCCTCGATTTCCGGCTCCTCTACCAACGGGACGACTACGTGCAGCAGACCGGCGCGGCCAATCCCGGCTCGGACTATTCGGGGCAGACGTTCCTCCTGGTCATGAAGGCCGACGGCATCCCGCGGGTCCGCGAGATCCCCGTCATGCGGTACCTCGAATTCGAGGTCGGGTACAACGCGCGCGGCTACGAGCCCAACGACAGCACGGACCCCCAACGTCGAATCTGTTACGGGATCGGGATCAACCTGTCCCGTCTCCTTTCCGACACCGTGTTCCGGGGCGACCTCAAGGGCGGGAAGATCCAGCGCGGGACGGACACGGTCCTCGAGTACCTCGAGGTCCCCTGGACGGCGGCGCGAACCTACCGCACGTTCTAA
- the nifA gene encoding nif-specific transcriptional activator NifA, whose protein sequence is MTDSRSPEKAEIAAIHEVAKILTSTQNLDRALGTALRTLQSFLGYDRTAIFRPDETTREIRMEIAAGYTAEQRERARYVWGEGIIGKTMKTGSPIALPDVRVEPSFLDKTRTHGMAFGEGPLSWICVPIKIGAETLGVLSAERIGREGTRALESDTRTLTVIGCLIGQALKLHKAIERLQDEFKRQRREFEKTIRKTYRIENIVGQSKRMQEVFAAVTSVAPSRATVLLRGESGTGKEMIARAIHQGGSRADRPFVAVNCAALPETLLESELFGHKRGAFTGAVEERKGRFEEASGGTIFLDEVGDIPLPTQVKLLRVLQERTFERLGENRTVSVDVRIIAATNADLEKMVAGGTFREDLYYRLNVIPVFLPPLRDRKEDILPLTEHFLERFNREHGKSVALSKDALDLLLEYRWTGNVRELENLVERAVVMAKAPVVPAQDLPRAIRVAASLPLTGSYGQPPAPQASVAASAAEPVHPAAPREGRPRAEYLKAMEREELQGALSSAGWVIARAAKILGWTPRQVAYKMKAHGLSSPWKK, encoded by the coding sequence GTGACCGACTCCCGATCCCCCGAGAAGGCGGAGATCGCGGCCATCCACGAGGTGGCCAAGATCCTCACCTCGACGCAGAACCTCGACCGCGCGCTGGGGACCGCCCTTCGCACGCTCCAGAGCTTCCTCGGATACGACCGCACGGCCATCTTCCGCCCCGACGAAACGACGCGCGAGATCCGGATGGAGATCGCCGCCGGCTACACCGCGGAGCAGCGGGAGCGGGCGCGATACGTCTGGGGCGAGGGGATCATCGGGAAGACGATGAAGACGGGCAGCCCCATCGCCCTCCCCGACGTCCGGGTGGAGCCGTCGTTCCTGGACAAGACGCGAACGCACGGAATGGCGTTCGGAGAAGGTCCGCTTTCCTGGATCTGCGTCCCCATCAAGATCGGCGCCGAGACGCTGGGGGTGCTGAGCGCGGAGCGGATCGGCCGCGAGGGGACGCGGGCGCTCGAATCGGACACGCGGACCCTCACCGTGATCGGCTGCCTCATCGGGCAGGCGCTCAAGCTGCACAAGGCGATCGAGCGGCTGCAGGACGAGTTCAAGCGGCAGCGCAGGGAGTTCGAGAAGACGATCCGGAAGACGTACCGGATCGAGAACATCGTCGGGCAGAGCAAGCGGATGCAGGAAGTCTTCGCCGCGGTGACCAGCGTCGCGCCGTCGCGCGCGACGGTGCTGCTGCGGGGCGAGAGCGGGACGGGGAAGGAGATGATCGCCCGCGCGATCCACCAGGGGGGAAGCCGCGCGGACCGCCCCTTCGTCGCCGTCAACTGCGCCGCCCTCCCCGAGACGCTGCTCGAGTCGGAGCTGTTCGGCCACAAGCGGGGCGCCTTCACCGGCGCGGTCGAGGAACGGAAAGGCCGGTTCGAAGAGGCATCCGGGGGCACGATCTTCCTCGACGAGGTGGGCGACATCCCGCTGCCGACGCAGGTGAAGCTGCTGCGCGTTCTGCAAGAGCGCACGTTCGAGCGCCTGGGCGAGAACCGGACCGTCTCCGTGGACGTCCGGATCATCGCGGCGACGAACGCCGACCTTGAAAAGATGGTGGCGGGGGGCACGTTCCGGGAGGACCTCTACTACCGGCTCAACGTGATCCCCGTCTTCCTCCCCCCCTTGCGGGACCGGAAGGAAGATATCCTCCCGCTGACGGAGCATTTCCTCGAGCGGTTCAACCGGGAGCACGGGAAAAGCGTCGCCCTCTCGAAGGACGCCCTCGACCTGCTGCTCGAGTACCGGTGGACCGGAAACGTGCGGGAGCTCGAGAACCTCGTCGAGCGGGCGGTGGTGATGGCCAAGGCGCCGGTCGTTCCGGCGCAGGATCTCCCCCGCGCGATCCGGGTCGCCGCGTCCCTCCCCTTGACCGGGTCGTACGGACAGCCCCCCGCGCCGCAAGCCTCCGTCGCCGCGTCCGCGGCGGAACCTGTTCACCCGGCGGCGCCGCGGGAAGGGAGGCCCCGCGCCGAATATCTCAAGGCGATGGAGCGCGAGGAACTGCAGGGGGCCTTGTCGTCCGCCGGCTGGGTGATCGCGCGGGCCGCGAAGATCCTCGGGTGGACGCCCCGGCAGGTGGCGTACAAGATGAAAGCGCACGGGCTCTCCTCCCCGTGGAAGAAGTGA